A genomic stretch from Styela clava chromosome 5, kaStyClav1.hap1.2, whole genome shotgun sequence includes:
- the LOC120344921 gene encoding uncharacterized protein LOC120344921, producing MNIVKVIYLITFIYGLFAQKIPAGSCVSKIRNGKLVQVGDCQQNDESDIARLIKKSLDEKKQNKCGVVYNSKCYRAVVYKTDNVTFNVTEPICKSFNYGKPANIHDLMHYLLLRTYLLSVIPDGMSGIDVWTGMEYKNNQLLLPNGGAVTLPPEVWHPGYPKSDASHTNVVIAVNKDPDYEFQGVFNGGPFWEEFGVICEI from the exons ATGAATATTGTCAAAGTAATTTACCTAATCACTTTCATTTATGGATTGTTTGCACAAAAAATACCAG CTGGATCCTGCGTTTCCAAGATTAGAAATGGGAAACTTGTCCAAGTTGGAGATTGCCAG CAAAACGATGAATCTG ATATCGCCAGACTGATCAAAAAGAGTCTCGATGAGAAGAAACAAA ataAATGTGGCGTCGTATACAATTCAAAATGCTACCGAGCAGTAGTGTACAAAACTGATAACGTCACCTTCAACGTTACTGAACCAATTTGCAAATCATTCAACTACGGAAAACCGGCGAATATTCACGACCTTATGCATTACCTCTTACTTCGCACTTATTTACTTTCAGTGATCCCTGATGGAATGTCAGGGATTGACGTTTGGACGGGGATGGAGTATAAG AACAATCAGCTCTTGCTGCCAAATGGCGGGGCTGTCACTCTGCCACCAGAAGTGTGGCATCCTGGTTATCCAAAATCCGATGCGTCGCACACAAATGTTGTTATTGCGGTCAATAAAGATCCAGATTATGAATTTCAGGGAGTGTTCAATGGTGGACCATTCTGGGAAGAGTTTGGCGTcatctgtgaaatataa
- the LOC120345079 gene encoding uncharacterized protein LOC120345079 — protein sequence MYFGELIYLITLICGLFAQKLPAGSCVSTIKNGKLVQVGNCQKNDGSEIARLIKKSLDEKKHIQTECGVVYNSKCYRAIAYKIDNVTLKDAELICKSLNYGKPANIYDLTHYNLLHTYLLSVVPAGLLGTDVFTGMQYKNNQLLLINGEAVTLPPEVWYPDNPKSHVTHTSIGIVVNKDPDNKLQGVFTGTPSWPEFGVVCEI from the exons ATGTATTTTGGTGAATTAATTTACTTAATCACACTTATCTGTGGATTGTTTGCGCAAAAATTACCAG CTGGATCCTGCGTTTCTACGATTAAAAATGGGAAACTCGTTCAAGTTGGAAATTGCCag aaaaacgATGGATCCG AAATTGCCAGATTGATCAAGAAGAGTCTTGATGAGAAGAAACATATTCAAA cTGAATGTGGCGTCGTATACAATTCGAAGTGCTACCGAGCAATTGCGTACAAAATTGATAACGTCACCTTGAAAGATGCTGAATTAATTTGCAAATCATTGAACTACGGAAAACCGGCGAATATTTACGACTTGACGCATTACAATCTACTTCACACTTATCTACTTTCAGTGGTTCCTGCTGGTTTGTTGGGAACTGACGTGTTCACAGGCATGCAGTATAAG AACAATCAGCTCTTGCTGATAAATGGCGAGGCTGTCACTCTGCCACCAGAAGTGTGGTATCCTGATAATCCAAAATCCCATGTAACGCACACAAGTATTGGTATTGTGGTCAATAAAGATCCAGATAATAAACTTCAGGGAGTGTTCACTGGGACACCATCCTGGCCAGAGTTTGGCGTCgtctgtgaaatataa
- the LOC120344669 gene encoding proteasome subunit beta type-7-like produces the protein MATVKCLTRPEGGFSFENYTRNTFLENKGLALPRAVKTGTTICGLVYADGVILGADTRATEGNIVADKNCSKIHYISPNIYCCGAGTAADTEMTTQMISSNLELHRLDTGRVTRVATANRMLKQYLFRYQGYISAALVLGGVDYAGPHLYSIHPHGSTDKLPYVTMGSGSLAAMATFEARYVPNMKKQEAMQLVRDAIAAGIFNDLGSGSNVDLCIISKGNKVEYLRPYDIANEKGVRQGDYQFKPGTTAVLSKVVKPLKFDVVSETVQEEMDTS, from the exons GAACACTTTTCTTGAGAATAAAGGACTTGCTCTGCCTCGAGCGGTGAAAACCGGGACAACTATTTGCGGCCTCGTCTACGCTGATGGAGTAATTCTGGGAGCTGACACTCGGGCCACTGAAGGAAATATCGTTGCAGATAAAAACTGCTCCAAAATTCATTACATTTCACCCAATATTTA CTGCTGTGGTGCTGGGACAGCTGCCGATACTGAAATGACAACACAGATGATTTCATCGAACCTAGAACTCCACCGACTCGATACTGGACGCGTCACCAGGGTTGCAACGGCAAATAGAATGCTAAAACAATATCTGTTCAGATATCAG GGTTACATCAGTGCTGCTCTTGTACTTGGAGGTGTTGACTACGCAGGGCCCCATCTCTACAGCATACATCCTCATGGGTCAACCGATAAGCTGCCGTATGTTACTATGG GTTCCGGATCTCTCGCTGCAATGGCAACTTTCGAAGCTAGATATGTTCCTAATATGAAG AAACAAGAAGCTATGCAGTTGGTCAGAGACGCAATAGCTGCAGGAATATTCAATGACCTTGGCTCAGGGTCAAATGTTGACCTCTGCATCATTAGCAAAGGAAATAAAGTGGAATATTTGAGACCGTATGACATTGCTAACGAAAAGGGTGTAAG GCAAGGGGACTATCAATTCAAGCCTGGCACGACCGCAGTTCTTTCTAAAGTTGTCAAACCGTTGAAATTTGACGTCGTTTCTGAAACAGTGCAAGAAGAAATGGACACAAGTTAA